From Amaranthus tricolor cultivar Red isolate AtriRed21 chromosome 4, ASM2621246v1, whole genome shotgun sequence:
atatatatatatatatatatatatatatatatatatatatatatgtatatatatatatatatatatatataaatataaatatatatatatatatatatatgtatatatatatatatatatatatatatatatatatatatatatatatatatgtatatatatatatatatatgtatatatatatatatattcatatatatatatatatatatatatatatatatatatatatatacacatatatatatatatatatatattcatatatatatatatatatatatatatatatatatatatatatatttatatatatgtatatatatatatatatatatatatatatatatatatatatatttatatttatatatatatatatatatatatatatatatatatatatatatatatatatatatatatatatatatatatatatatatatatatatatacacatatatatatatatatatatatataaatatatgtatatatatacatatatatatatatatatatatatatatatatatatatatatatatatatatataaataaatatatatatatatatatatatatatatatatatatatgtatatatatacatatatatatatatatatatatatatatatgtatatatagatatatatatatatatatatatatatatatatatatatatacatatatatatatatatatatatgtatatatatatatatatatatatatatatatatatatatatttatatatatatatatatatatatatatatatatatatatatatatatatattcatatatatatatatatatatatatatatatatatatatatatatatatatatttatttatttatatatatgtatatatatatatatatatatatatatatatatatatatatatatatgtgtatatatatatatttatatatatatatatatatatatatatatatatatatatatatatatatatatatatatatatatatatatatatatatatatatatatacacatatatttatatatatctaaatatatgtatatatatacatatatatatatatatatatatatatatatatatatatatatataaatatatatatatatatatatatatatatatatatatatatatatatatatatatatgtatatatatacatatatacatatatatatatatatatatatatatatatatatatataaatatatatatatatatatatatatatatatgtatatatatacatatatacatatatatatatatatacatatatatatatatatatatatatatatatatatatatatatatatatatatatatatatatatatatatatatatatagatatatatatgtatatatagatatatatatgtatatatagatatatatatgtatatatatatatatatatgtatatatatatatatatatgtatatatatatatatatatatatatatatatatatatatatatatatatatatatgtatatatatatatatgtatatatagatatatatatgtatatatagatatatatatgtatatatagatatatatatatatatatatatatatatatatatatatatatatatatatacatatatatatatataaatatatatatataaatatatatatatatatatatatatatatatatatatatatataatatatatataaatatatatatatatatatatatatatatatatatatatatatatatatgtatatatatatatatatatatatatatatatatatatatatatgtatatatagatatatatatatatatatatatatatatatatatatatatatatatatatatatatatatatatatatatatatatatatatatatatatatatatatatatatacatatatatatatatatatatatatatacatatatacatacatatatatatatatatatatatatatatatatatatatatctataaatgtatatatatacatacatatatatatatatatatatatatatatatatatatatatatatatatatatatatatatatatatatgtatttatatatatatgtatataaatatatatatatatatatatatatgtatataactatatatatatatatatatatatatatatatatatatatatatatatatatgtatatatatatatatgtatatatatatatatatgtatatatatatatatatatatgtatatatatatatatatatatatatatatatatatatatatatatatatatatatatatatttatatatattcatatatatatatatatatgagccGGAGGATCTTGCGGCGGAGGAGCCATATGGATTGAGATGGCTCGTGCCTCGATTGACACATTTAAACACCTCACGAGGTGTACATGTCTGTTCGCGATTCACTTGATCACATGGTCAGTGTATAGGTGTTTTGATTTCAGTTCACAACAACTTATTTCGCTTTAAACTTTCAATTAATCCTTAGTTTATGTCGTAGATGATGTAGGACTCGTATCCCCTAAATGTGATACCCCAGATTGAGCTTTAAAAAGGGATTGATAGAATAATCATATTAACAAGGAGAATCTTCTTTTCATGGATGCCCATTtgttaagaactccacagttaagcgtgctgcGTGCTtcgtggagagcaatcttaggataggTGACCTCTAGGGAAGTTTTCTCAGGCGTGCacaagtgaggccaaagtgcactggaaagacttgtgttggttcgtggggccagtctacaatCTCCATGAGTAGTAATCAGCAGTCCGAGAGGCTGGGGTGTTACACTATATAGGGGTAACGAAGATGAGTGGCGTGTACGAACGCCTATGATCGTTTTTGACATGGTTGAATACCACTACCCTGATCGGGTCATGCATCAGTACGGTTTGCGCCAAACGAGGCCTGACCCGCCAGATGACCTCCGTATGCTCCACGAGGTGGATCGTAGGGGGAAAGTTGCGGTGAATTTGGTTGCATATCACTGGGGATACATCAAGGAGTGAGATGGACATGATGATTACGTAGTTTACGGGGAAGAGATTGATAAACCGATGGATTTCCACGACGACTATCTCATCTGGTATTGGGGTATCACCAGACGATCCATCAACCAAGGATATGAACCGAAGCGCCCACTCTGTCTGAACTACATGCCCTCTGGCGTACCATTACATTTCCTGGTGAGCCATTTCtctttaacttttatatatttaatataatatttcattGAAATTGTTTTTTGTAGACGTAACATGTGCTGAGCATTCATGAATACATGCACTCACATCGACATGTATGTCATCAACATTCAAACAAAGGGGTCAAGAGGTGCTATAGTGTAATGGTAGGCCTTAGATATGAGCTTCTGCTTTAACTATTACCACAATACGTTGTTCCTAGTTCATCCACACAAGCAGATACTCCGGAGACGTCAACTGATCATCAATCGCCATATACACTCATTGTACATTCGACGGCTCTTGGACCCTCTCAGGGCGAGTGTTCATATGTATCTCCTATTCATTCCACTAACATCAGGCTTCATCAACAATCAGATAGTGCGGGTACACCTCTAATTTATCCTAGTCTAGACACTATTTATGAGGGCGATACACCCACTAGTGATTCTTATACTATGTATATAACATTGTataaatttgtatatatatatgtgtatatgtttgTATATGTAATTTTATTAGCATTGTATAGCTTTACTGTTCGATAACAAGTCTATAGATTTGTAAGGTTATTACATATTGGGTGCTTCAATGAGAAATTAGAGGAAAGTTGGTatatagattttattttattgcagGTACGTATATATGAAGTGATGTAGAGaaataacaaaagaaattaagagaaACAAAGCTAAAAACACTGTTAGGAGCAATGTTTTATTGTCAAGACATTTTGGCTGAAttcaaagaaaagaaataaaaagaaaaccaaCAAAAACATTGTTGACCCCAGCGTTTTCCTTTAAGCCCATTCAGAGGCCAATGAGACTTGAAAACGCTGTTGGCAACaacgtttttattttttaagggtTTCACTCTTAGTTTTGGTAATAAGTTTATACCGAActtgatttttcattttttattgaaattatttatttatttaatattgccttttttttttacaaattctcACTACTGTTCACTGAATTACATGGGTTTTGACCCGTATTTAGCCAACAGCCCAAAACTAGTTTAAATACGTAGTACTATAATTCACAAACCCATCCCGGATAAGGAGAGCATTTACCTAAACGGCGTCGCTTGGTTGTTTTGCCCAAAACATAACCTAATAACTAGCACCTATATAAGCACGCGCTTCCCTTCTTTCGTACCCACTATATTAGGGTTTCTGTGAGGTTTGAGCGAGAGAGGAAATAGCTGCCGCTTTGAAGCTAGAAGATTTCACAAATCAACCCGCAAAATGGTTCGATTTCTTTCATATAGTGGTTCAAGATATATCTTTGTGAactaatttcttttgtttttctaattgatcTGTAGAATTTTAACCTAATTTTGTTCGGGAATGCTTATGAACAGTCTTTGGTGGCCAATGAAGATTTTCAACACATTCTTCGTTTGCTAAACACAAACGTTGATGGAAAACAAAAAATCATGTTTGCCATGACGTCTATCAAGGGTATTGGTAGGCGTTATGCGAACATTTGCTGTAAGAAAGCGGATATTGATATGAATAAGAGGTATCATTATTTGTAATTGTATTTAGTAGTTTGAATTGGCTGTATTTGATTGATATCAGGGTTGCTTAACATATTAAATGCCTGTAAAATTTGAGCATTAATTTGTGGGTTTATAATATTTACTGTTGTATTTTGTTGGGATCTAGAAAACTACTTGGCCATAATTGattgatatattaatttttatggatTTTGGTTTTCAATTAAAGTTTTCATTTTTGTGATTGTTGAAAGGGTTGGCATTAGCtaattttgaggtttttttggTTTGCAATCAAGTGTTATATACCCTTCAATTCAATatttttgttccatttggtttttatACTATTTAACTATCACTcttgatttgtatttttttcttgatttatttgtcaaaccatttgtttaatttatagaaataaactttttcaattttttctgTACacaatttaagattttttgctttGAATATGTGAATTGCTGAATGTGCAAATGCCAAACTGTACAATAAAAGTGAATAAGGAGTAGGAAATGATCTTTTGGACAAATTTTCTGGTTCTAACTCCTATCCTTTGGATTAAGgatttgacattgttgttgaaACATCCAATCTTTGAAGTTCGTAattcaatttctttcttttggggTTTGGTTCTCACTATCGTTGCATAGGTTTTACTTGCTCCATATTCTTTGCACTAAATCTCCATTGCCTGATATTCCCCTTGTGCTACTTCCAATGTGCGTGTCTTGTCTAGGCAGAGATTATTAGACGTGTTTATGAGATGCCTTTTAGTCCGTAAtctttgttattatttgtataaGTGCTACTCTTGAATTATTGGGTGATCTTAGCACGCAGGTTACACCGACCATCTACTGTTTTAGGTTTACTTATCTTAGAATATTCCTTGTGACTGTTTAATGTGTTGCAGATAAAAACATCATTCTGATAATTAGCTGTTCTGACCAGTTTCGCATGTTTTAATCTCACTCATCCTACAATTTGGGTGCAGGGCTGGTGAGCTCACTGCTGCTGAGCTTGACAATTTGATGACTGTTGTAGCAAACCCAAGGCAATTCAAGGTCCCAGACTGGTTTCTTAACAGGCAGAAGGACTACAAGGATGGTAGATTCAGTCAAGTTGTTTCTAACCAACTTGACATGAAACTCAGGGATGACCTTGAGCGTCTGAAGAAGATCAGGTGTGTAGTTTCAGTAATGTGGAATCCTAATGTTGTGCTTGTTGCCATTTAGTTCTTGATAAATGGCGCACTAGGCCGCCATTGGAATTGAACAAAGTTCTGTTGCTACTCTTAAGTCTTAACTTTGCTACAAGATTAATTTATTGTCTGACAAAGCTCTCTTTAACAGAAATCACCGAGGTCTTCGTCACTACTGGGGTTTGAGAGTTCGTGGGCAACACACCAAGACAACTGGTCGTAGGGGTAAGACTGTTGGTGTCTCCAAGAAGCGTTGAGGAGCTGTGGTTGTATCTTTATGGATTTTTGTCACAAGTTATGTCTCTTTTCGTTAATCAGAACCTAGAATGAGGATGATAAGTAATGTTTTGGCCCCTGGAGGCagttttaatgttatttttatagataTTAGCTTTCAACTCTTTATGCTTAATTTGAGAGAAGGTATGTTTTTGCAGACTTGATTTTAAAGAGTAAACTATTTGCTGATATTCATGTTTGAGTGTTTCTGtcccttttataatttttatgttcAAAAGGCTTCAGCATGCACCATTCAGGTAAAGGTTTCATTTATATACGTTGAGGGGTTGTTTGGCATTTGTCATGGAATGGAAAGGCAATGACAACAAATAAGATTTGGAAATGCAAATAGTTACCATTACATTAATAAGTTGTTTGGTTTAAGTCTAAGTAATAGAAACAAGTTACTCCTGCAAGCTTTGTCCTCAAACAAGTTGGATGAGTTTAGTGATCTCAACTTTTTCCAATTAAGGGAGGTGAAGTATTTTTCTTACCACTTGTTAATGCGTAGTAACAATACAAATTCTTATCGGAGACTATTTTTATAAAAGACGCGTGTCAAATTGGTCGAcctataattattaaaaatagcaACCATCAAAAAAACGCGTGTTGAGTAATACTATTCGGAGTTAGTGTTATAATCAATAGAAATTGGTATTGtaacctattagagttggtattatgaCCTATTAAATTTGATATTCGGAGTtaatattataacctattaaagttgttaTTTAGAGTTGGTATCATGTTATAacatattgaagttggtattacaacctattagagttggtattataacctaattaactctaaataccaactttaacaaGTTATAATATCAACTTCATTAGGTTATAACATTAACTCTAAAAAGGGTTAAATGAGTGCGTcaatttttaggtttttctcCTTTTTAATTGCTAGGCTGGGCCGGGGTAAGCCGTCTCTTATAAAAACGATCTCTCAGAAGAGTTGGTAGGAACAATGTAATGGATTCAAAAGCCCCATGATAATTGATTCCGATACTTTCTATATCAAACAAACATGTGAAAATGGCATTTGTTATTTAGTTTCTTTCTTACCTGAAATTTTAGCAAACCAAACAGCCCCTGAGAGTGGTTCAAAAGAGACATCTTGAAATTCTTTTGAAATTGGAAATTACTCTGCCGAAAACTTGTCTTGTTAAAAATTAACTGAACTAACTTGAATTGATTTTTGTAGCACTCAAATCGATTGATTGAAAGAGGAAAATTTAACTTTGAACTGTTTCTTTTGTAACCTACATAAACTGGTAAACGAGATTTTGCTTTTTGAAACTTGTTATATCGACttgatatttttttggtaattaatttgtattatatatcaAAAGGAAGTAAATACAAAAATTCGAGCTAGAAATTAACTCCAATGCGAAACCCCTTAGGTCGCCTAAGCTCCACAAAAGCCTGGGGCTACAGCTCTATGCACCCACCAAAAGCCTAGAAAATATATCTAGTTACAAGCATATCTCTTATTGGATTACTAACCCTCTCTGCAATTCTAAAACAATGCCATTTACTACATCTTTGATATTACAAGAGTGGTTATCAAAAAAATTGTTGTGCTGCTTCCACAAGCTGTAAATCATCTCAGTCTAGACTCCAACAGCGAGTTTAGCACGATGCGTTTTCTTTTTGGTCAGCTTGTTCATTCTCAGAATCTCGTATGGGAAATTGGTATCTTCGAGTCTATGCTGTAAGAACAAAAGCACACAACTTCTCACTTCTTAAGGGAATCTACAAGTCAATCATATAGCAAGTGATGTGAAGTTTCCTCATCCCTATTCCACACAATATAATTTGTATCCTCAATCTCCATCCATTTATAGTAACTATTTTTGGTTTCCCATCCGCAATTGAACTTTGGGAGCATTCGCAATCAGAAGATCATAAAACATTCCTAATCTCAAAATTATCTCCCTTAGTTATGGTTTTCCATCCACCTAATTGAGCCATCATGTCCCGttgtttgatgatttttttaaaactctAAGAAGTATGAACTGACACTATAACGTTATGGACATCCAGCGATTTCATATTGTAAATGTGGATCCACCTGATTCCAAGGTTATCCTTCTTCCCAGCTAGGTTCCATAGATTCTTAAAAGGAGCCGCATTATTCTACTTGTACATATCTCTCAAGTTGACACACCCCTTTTGCAAAAGGCAAAACCATTTGGTCCCAGGACACCACCACCTTTCTGGAGATCCCCTCTTTTCCTGTCCAAATGAAAGAACAACAAGCATCTTCAACCATTTTGATAAGCTTCTTAGGAAGACTGAACATTTGAGCCCAAAAATTTTTCAACCTCCGATCACACTACTAACCAATTGCAACTGAATATTACATGGAATTGAATGTAATCTCGTTAAAATCGACTTAAACTGACTGCTTAACGACTGAATTTGTTGAAAATTTGAATTGACTTATAATGAAACTTAGTTTAAAACTTGAACTGATTTCAATATAAGTCAAATcgttaaaattttttatgacatgttttagtttgttaaatgatttaaaatgTATAGGTTCTTTATTACAATAATTAAGTTCAAACTATTTATATAACTAATTAAGTGGATGTGTTTGAGATAGATGCGACTTGATATTTATCAATCTTATACTCTCTCTATTTCCTATtgtttttaagacatatatagatgataaaatatattcatgtgagatcttgttagatttgtcttaaagtatacttttttattatatatttttcataatttttaatgatgcatatttatagatattaagactcaaagtttactttgaaaattatgtaaaaagtaaatgaaaagaaCATTAGATAATGGAGGTTATAtgatttaaattgattttgaccTTATTCTTTAAAAAACGGATTTTTGTAGTGGTTTAAAAACTAATTTAGATAAAAGATTCGAATTTAACTCGAatcaaaacatttaaaaacgtgaactaaataaaaaaaaaaattgaccacAGTAGAAATTCGAGTAGATCATCAACACCTGCTAAAAGTTGCAACTTATATATGTAGAGTGATGCAAATTATATTACAAAGTCAACACGAGCCAAATGATCATAATATCCAATAAACACTATAAAAACTCTGATATGTTAGTAACATTTTAGATTACATTGATAAAGAATTATGCTActcaattatatatttattgaaaaaataatatcatactaTACTATAAAGATAAAATGATAATTCGACATTGAAATCTCTTAGCAATTTACTTATGCGGATTATTGAATATCTTATGTGTCATCCTTtcattaatatgttattttattataattataattataattaaagcaacaattaaatattatactatatataaatttGGCATATAATCATATTATACTATACTATTATACTATAAAGATAAAACAATAATTCCACATGGCAATCTCTTAGCAATTTACTTATGTGGATTAAATTTATTGGTGAATGAATATCTTATGTGTCATTCTTTAATTAggaaaaaattaccgtgaataatacaatcttttgttaattttcataCATCATACTATACTATAAAGATGAAACAACAATTTCACATGACAATCTCTTAGCAGTTTACTTATGTGGATTAAATTTATTGGTGATTGAATGTCTTATGTGTCATTCtttaattaggaaaaattaccatgaataatacgaccTTTTGTTAACttccctataataataccaactattgattaaccatgaataataccaacttaaaggggtgttttcctagaaaattcctaacatgttaaaaatcaaactacgAGTGATTATAAgtcaaaaaaattggtaaattagttaataaactaaagttggtattattctagaaaaatatcccctaagttggtattattcatgattaattaatagttggtattattgtagaaaaattaacaaaaagttgtattatttatggtaatttttccctttaattaatatcttattttattataattataattataattaaagcaacaattaaatatcatactatatataaatttggcatataaaagaaataaaaaaatattgtaattaattatgattCATATGTAGTgcgataataatatatatcatatcatacagcATAATAAGTTTGTTGTAAAATGacaaagaatttattttaaaaattccaaTATCATAGTAGGATTTTATAATCTTATCAAAATATGTTATAGAAGTTTATAATGTTATATGGTAATTATAGTCATGAAATATTATATTGATTCATATTATCCAATACATGCTATTGAATTTTTCTCCCATCGTAGATTAGTTTAATATgtatttgtataaattattgattaacaaatttgttgctttaaaaaaataatatcttaattattatagttaattcTAATACAAAGACACAAAGTAGGATATTTTTGATTGGAACGTAATGTATACTTTATTACATAAATGTACACAAAGTCTTTGAaagtaaattaataacaataagcAACTATGGGGATACGCTATAGTAGTTTTTTGGTTattacatatatttaaaaatatatttttatatatctttaaattttaaattagaaacTCCATGCATTACacgagtttttatactagttaTTTATTAATTCGACCTTTCAATGATTTTTCTGCAATAATCCcatctattaattaactataaataatccaactttaTGGGGTATTTTCTTAGAGTAAACTCGGTTAACCGGATAACCTGCtataacaagttttttttttaaaaagataaattaaaataaatatcataaaaaatgttaaaattattttagaatttcttatgtaatttttaaaaagttttctaactttatattaattttcaattttcttttttagtaaattacctactatagcaggtcatccaGATACCTAAGTTTACTTTAGACAAATACCCCATAAAGTTAAGattttattcatgattaatcaatagatgagattattgtaggaaaatcatgaaaatattagattattctaggtaattttccagatatatttagattattttgtCACAAGAGCTTATTTATAACATTTTATGTGGTCTTAACACAATGGTGAAATTGGTTTGAATTTNNNNNNNNNNNNNNNNNNNNNNNNNNNNNNNNNNNNNNNNNNNNNNNNNNNNNNNNNNNNNNNNNNNNNNNNNNNNNNNNNNNNNNNNNNNNNNNNNNNNTTGGCTATTATATACTACGGTTTTGActccaagcattagtgatagcagcagatgggtTACTTTCAAATCCTGCGGTTCAAAACTGAAACACAAAACCGCACTATATCCTGCGATTCTAtgggaaccgcaacatatagtgtagttttttaaattcaaaaaaccatattatatgctgcggttctcatATAACATCAGCatataggttttttttttttttttttttttttttttttttttttggttttttacgTTTTATTAATAACCCAATGCATAATATTCATTTATAATATACACAATTTTAATCACCAAATAATCACCATAAATTCATCACTAATATACTCTCAAtcattttaatgtatatatatatatatatatatatatatatatatatatatatatatatgtatatatatatatatatatatatatatatatatatatatatatatatatatatatatatatatatatatatatatacatatatatatatatacatatatatatatatatatatatatatatatatacatatatatatatatatatataaatatatatatatatatatacatatatatatatatatatatatatatatatatatatatatatacatatatatatatatatctatatatctatgtatttatatatatatatatatatatatatatatatatatatatatatatatatatatatatatatatatatatatatatatatatttatacacacgcacgcacgcacgcacgcacacacacacacacacacactcatatatatatatatatatatatatatatatatatatttatatatatatatatatatacatatatatatacgtatgtatatatatatatatatatatatatatatatatatatatatatatatatatatatatatatatatatatatatatatatatatatacatatatatatatatatatatacatatatatatttatatatacatatatatataaatatatatatatatatatatatatatatatatatacacacacacacacacacacactctaGTGTAAGAAACGTCAAGTGCTGTGGTTTTTTGGCTATTATATGCTACGGTTTTGActccaagcattagtgatagcagcagatgggcTACTTTCAAATCCTGCGGTTCAAAACTGAAACACAAAACCGCACTATATCCTGCGATTCTAtgggaaccgcaacatatagtgtggtttt
This genomic window contains:
- the LOC130811132 gene encoding 40S ribosomal protein S18-like, translating into MSLVANEDFQHILRLLNTNVDGKQKIMFAMTSIKGIGRRYANICCKKADIDMNKRAGELTAAELDNLMTVVANPRQFKVPDWFLNRQKDYKDGRFSQVVSNQLDMKLRDDLERLKKIRNHRGLRHYWGLRVRGQHTKTTGRRGKTVGVSKKR